The genomic DNA cagctttcttagctttcttacttggacagtccttgctccaatgaccaacccGTCCACAAGACAAACATGGTTTGttcgcctttggtttcttagcctttttcttgtcaggtttagtgttagccttcttagtgactacctttcttttctgtCCTATAGTCACTACATTtaccttcgagctcccatgttccacAGGCAACACATGTCCCTATTTGGACTTGTGCTACTCCCGTActgagatgtccaacatcaagttagtccatgtgatctctcctttctgtcttttcagggagagagcaaactctttccaagacttagggagcttttcaatcacagacatcactcgaaacttctTAAGCAAAACCATACCGGACTCACCCAAATCATGAACTAACATCTCAAACTAatgaacctgttcagtcatggattttacatccaccagcttaaaatcaagaaacctagccacataatacttctcaaatccttgagaatcagtattatgggtttgatccagcttatcccataagactttagcagtataggcatttgatgaataaacatcgaacaaggtgttctccaaggatgccaaaattggttgccctagccaccccatccttctcagcccataaagcataaaccttaacagattcagctttctcttgatccaacccaggaggatcatactgtaccactaACAATAGACCATTAACCGTTAACGAGAGCTTCATCTTTTTCTGCcaaagagaaaaagaagctccaccactaaatttattaggcatacccgataaatcaattggaTGGGGAATACGATACGTGGTTCAGTCAATGGTAGTAGTACCACCAGAACCAGTCTCAACAGTTTTAAGAACATCAccagtttcgttaaccatcttgctaattaactatatataaatataatctcttcaagattgttgggtataattctaactacacaacAACAATgagcagttatatatataataacaagaacatggcaaataaccaactaacgaaataaaacacgaagataataacaaactataaagactgtaattgacaaagaaagtaaagaaaacttatctcttaacgctttccaaattctgataagaagaagaacacaacagctgagtcgccaaatccttcaagaggacttgactgttcttgaagagattattgccccccacttaagctgtgatggaatgcagcaatatcgcttccaggataaaacaacaacagatcaatctggccacagaaccaacaatgatcaacggcgactcgcacctcagtttgcccaaaaaacctatgcaactcatatatgtttacGAGATAGGTACCGAGACTTGTgtcattttaatctcaagtatacctctcaatatataggcatctcaagttgctcttcttctattttactcgatgtggtacaccaagtaacaaaacagaaaaagtaaacaaaatgggttatccttattatttatattatatcctgattaattaatattaatattacaaaatatattcagagtatgattaaaataatccttactcaatatattttatattaataattaaataatcaatatatataattaaacttataatagaaaagaaaaatataagagttctcactagcactaggccacacaagcattccacttatgctagtagttgtaaacaacattaacacaagatgctatataaaaTCAATATCTTTTTTTTACaatatcaatgtgggacaaaatccccataacccatttcaaacaagcaaatttgtctcaatatattcatggattccactaagaaatTATCTTATATCAAAATATGAAAGTTTAAATCCTCATGTCAAGGAATAACCTCCAAGTATTAGTTTCCGAAAATTATATTAAAAACATATTTAAAATATgtctcaaactttccattttgtAACACTTTGACGGGGCTGCATACAATATTCTGTATTATTGTATCACTGTAAATGTTAATGTTTCAAGAAACCAAACCTTTGTTTCCTGTTAATAAAGTTGTGCAAAGTGTTCAAAACTGCTTTGTCTACGTGTTTAATATGAAAATGCATTTTGAactgatatttttattattttttctcTTTACACTAAAGTTGAGGTTGGGACACTCTGAGGGCAAAGTCTTGACGAAAACATAACAAAAAAATCAAACTCTCTAGATGCCATTGCTGTCAATTTTGAAGTTAACAATAAGATCTGAGAGGGTGGGTTACCAAATCAAGTAAAGTGTTGAAATTGTCAAATCCCATCCCATCACCTTTTTTTGGTTGCCTCAGTGCCTCACAGGCTCACACTCAGTCAGTCACCCAGACAATGACACAGTAAAATGTCACTATTACCCCCATTTTCACTGTGGACCTGCTGATTGTTCCAACTCTTCTCAGCTCAGAAATGGTAATCAAGGGCTACTATAATATTTTCAACAGGGACGTTTCATCATCTAATTTCTGAAACAGTAAAATAATGATTGACAATAAGATTGTAAGAATCTGAGACCTTGTACATTTCACATTTCTTTTGAATTATCAATCCTTTTTCAACAACTTTTCACAAAAGCAAAGAGAAAGTAACACATAAATTTATGCTGCAACTCATTTAAAAAGCTAGTACTAGTAATAATTTATGAATTCTTTTTGGAAGTATTATTCCTTGTTCAGAAACAGCCCAGCTCGTGAGTGGTCTCCTGTCTGCCACAATctcatacatcatttttcttccACAATGACCCCTCACTTTCACCTATATTCACATCACACTGCAGCATCTACTGCTGTGCAACATAAAATCCACAAGGGCATAATTGTACTTTGATATCACCGACCTCTGTCTTCCATCTAGTGTCCGTGAGTAAACTACAGCAGCCTTCAGACATATATCCATAAAAAATCTCACTCTCCCACTTTCTCTCtctaaaaaatcaagaaaaatactACTCGTAGATAGTCCAGAAAAacacttctctctctctctccgaCTCTACCCCTCTCTCTCTTCTCCCTATCCCTTCACTGATGACTACACCATGTTTTCCTACTTTCACACTATATTCCTCTCTCTCAAAGTCTTGAAATGAGCACAAAAATGCTTCTAATTTCATTCTTTTTTCTCATTTTTAGTGCATTTGCACACAATACCACTTCAAATTCACACACCAAACTCACTGAACCCCCCATCAAAATCTCAAATTTAACTGGCCCAGATGCTCAGATTTCACAATCTCTAACCCTAATCACCGAAAACACTACAATTTTAAGCCCAAACAAGACTTTTAAGCTCGGATTTTTCCGTACAAATGATGATTCTAAAATTTATTTAGGCATTTGGTACGCTTCTATACCAACCCCAACTTACGTTTGGGTTGCAAATCGAGAATCTTCGGTTGGAAATATAGCGTCGGCGTTTTTAGTATTTTCCGGCGCCGGAAAATTAGAAATTATAGATACAGATTTGAAATCACCGGAAAATGTTGTGTGGAGAAGTGATAATGTGATTAATGGGACTAATTTGAAGCTTTTAGAGGAGGGTAATTTAGTAATTTTGTCATCTAGGGGTGATATTGTATGGAACAGTTTTGATTATCCGGCGGACACGTGGCTGCCGGGAATGAATTTGACGGCCGGAAAATGGCTGACAAGTTGGAAGAGCTCGAATGATCCTGCACCGGGGAATTATTCGCTTCGGTTATCTCAGGATTATGGTGAGATTGAACTCTCTTATAATGGTGATTTTGTTTATTGGGACACCGGGAAATGGTCTATGAATACATTTTCCGGTGTCCCGGAAATGTCTATTCCTTATATTTATAAGTTTCATTTTGTGTCTCCGTGGACGCCTAATGCGTCGTTCGGGTACACGGAGACAGCATTGGAGGGCGGAAAACCGCCCTTGACTAGGTTTTTTCTTGATTATACTGGGCAATTGAAGCAGTTTACGTGGTCCCCACAAACTGCTAATTGGAATATGTTTTGGTCACAGCCTGAAAATATTTGTAAAGTGTATGGATTGTGTGGGAATTATGGGTTTTGTAATGCTAGAATGTTGAATCCTTGCAAGTGTTTGATTGGTTTTAGGCCTGTTGATGGTGTTTCTTGGGATGCTGGAGGTTTTTCTAGTGGTTGTCGTCGTGATAGTGATGAGGATTGTAATGTTAAGGATGGGTTTAAGGAGGTTGGGGTTGTGGGTTTTGATGGGGCAAAATGGGAATCGTTTGAAGCAAGTAGGGATGAGTGTGAGAAAAGATGTTTGAATAATTGTTCTTGTATTGGTTTGAATCACAATGTGAAGACTAATTATTGTAAGAATTTTTTCGGGTCAATGTTGAATATTCGGAATCTTACGTTGAGTAGCACCACTGATGAGATGCTTCATTTAAGGGTTCCTAAAGAAGGTGTAGACAGGAAGAGAAGAAAGAAATCATTTGTTTATGTTGTTGTGATTTGTGGAATTATAGCGATTTTTATGCTTCTGGTTGTTCTCTTGTTGATCACGAGGAAGAGAGTGATGAAGAGAAGACAGGAGGAGAAAGACACTATATATGCTGTTACAAATTTGAAGGTTTTTACTTACAAAGAGCTTCATGCTGCAACCAAGGGATTCTCAGAGAAGCTTGGCCACGGAGGATTTGGAGTCGTATTTCTAGGTCAACTATCTGATTCTCCTGTGCCAGTGGCCGTTAAAAGGCTTGAACGACCAGGGAGTGGTGAGAAAGAATTTCGAGCAGAGGTATGCACCATTGGGAACATACAACATGTTAATCTTGTGAGGTTAAGGGGATTTTGTTCAGAAGCTACGCATAGGCTTCTTGTTTATGATTACATGCCAAATGGTCCTCTTAGTGGTTACTTGAAAAAAGATGGTCAGCATTTGAATTGGGATGTTAGGTTTCGTGTTGCAATGGGGACAGCTAGAGGGATTGCTTATTTACACGAGGAATGCAGAAATTGCATCATACATTGCGATATAAAGCCAGAAAATATTCTATTAGATGAAGATTTTTCAGCTAAGGTGTCGGATTTTGGATTAGCAAAGCTAATAGGTCGAGATTTCAGTCGTGTATTAGTCACAATGAGGGGCACCTGGGGTTATGTGGCACCAGAATGGATCTCCGGAGTGGCAATCACTACAAAAGCTGATGTATATAGCTATGGAATGACTTTGTTAGAATTAATAGGTGGTCGAAGGAACGTGGAGGGACCACCTTCATTTGGCAAAGCTAATGGAACTGGTGAAAAGTGGTTTTTTCCTCCATGGGCTGCACAACACATAATTGCAAGAAATGTAGGAGCCGTGGTAGATGAGAGGCTTGGCGGAGTATATAATGCAGCAGAAGCTGAGCGTGTGGGAATGGTAGCCATATGGTGTATACAAGATGAGGAAGAACAAAGGCCTACTATGGGAATGGTGGTGAAAATGTTGGAAGGTGTAGTGGAAGTAACCGTTCCACCGCCACCAAAGCTTCTTCAAGCATTAGTTTCTGGTGAATCGTTTCACGGGGTTGGAGTGGATTCTGGAAACAGGGTATCAACGGCTGCTGGTAGCCACTGTAATAGTGATCATGAACAATTGTCTGAAGCAAGTAGAGATGCTGCATGTTCTCCCGAGGTCTCACTTGATTAGCCTGTGCCGAACTTTTTAACTAAATTGTTTGGTAAGAGAATATTGTGTAAAGCTCATTGtattatactttttgtactgttATTGGCAAGGAAATATTATTAGAACGAGACGAGATTACAGAACTTTACACAGGAAGAAATAGATATCAATTGGCAGTAATTCGAGCCAAACCGAGCTGGGATTTTAATAATTGAGTTTGATTTCGGGTATTTTTAAACAAGCTGGGGGTCTGGTAATGAGTTCAAATTTGTGACCGTACGTGACTCGATTAACATACAAGTGAGTTTGTTCGCGAGTTCAACAATTAATAAaactaaaaaattatttataaataataatgtGATTTTTTTATGAGTTTGAGCTAAGGCGGGGCTTCACTTGTTTAATTTAAAGAGTTTGAATTTTTGTTCAAGTTCCGCATGTAGATATAAGTTCGAGCTTCAAACTTTTATACAAGTCACGTTCCGAATCCGATTTTTTTTTATCGTCCGTAATTCGTAGATGCTATCCTTCGGGTGTCCACCGGGTAAATCCTATGAGTTCACATAATAGCTATATAAGTCTAGTCGAGTTAAGCTTAAGTCGTGTTAGTCATATTCTATCATTTAcccatttttataaaaaatttcaaGTCAAATCTGTatctaataataataatttattattataaatGAAGCTGAACAATAAATCTAAAAAATGTAGGAAAagaatataattttaatttttagaatttcaTTTTAATGTTAATATAAGTCGGAGTAAAAATAAACTTTCATCTCCGTACCTTCTTCATCCATGACACTCTAACAGAGAAAAATCAGGttgaaagaaaaataaatattaCATTATACAACTAGTAATAAAATATGGCAACACCCCATGTAGAATTCAGTAGTCATCTTATTTAGGAAGATATGAGAATGTACATGTTCATTCTATCTCTAGAGTTTCCTTTTTCTATGAACTGGTCTACTATTTTGTAGGTTACTAATTTATTTAAGTTAAACAAGTCCAACAATGgtccttataaatataataaaatatagtgTTCTAGTAATTTAAGACATAATTTTTGTATATTAACTCCAATAATATATCTTATAATGATGCTCTTTTATTAgtataatattatatttgaatTACAATTGGAGTGAAAGAAAAAATGAGAGGAAAAAGATGTGTAAAAAGAGGGatataaatttttattaatataaattaaataggGCATGTCTAGTAGTAATACCTTAAAAATGAGGCATTTGATAAATGTCTAGTACTTTAAGACACCAATCACACCATTAGAACATTGTTGGATCattcatttaaataaaatacATTGAATTCTAATTTACGACATAAATTTAGGACATTTTGGACTTGCTCTTATCTTTTTACTCTCTGTTATCTCTAGTCTCTATAACCTCCCCCTCCCCGCCTCCCTGGCTCACAACTTCTGAAATCATGTCTTCTCAGAATAAACGCAGAGAAACAGACTTGATGAAACTGTTAGTTATTCTAcccttttattatttttttctcaaTGAATTTAATTTATTAGTTGTTTTTAATAGGATGATGGGTGATCACAAGGTGGAGATGATCAATGATGGGTTGCATGGGTTTTTTGTGTATTTTCATGGACCCTGTAACAGTAATTTCTTCTCACCCCCAACACTTTTTTGTTTTTTTTACAGTATCTTACTTTACTTGTacatatttttttttttttgaaactgGAAGATTTTTATTAATCCATCAAATTGTCACTTACAAGATACTCCAACACTGAATGTGGAGGAGTCGAAAAATCAACAAAGCAATTAACATCACAAGGAACTCTAGCAACTGAATGAGCTACCTTGTTGGCTTGCTTTTTAATAAATGAAAGCACGATATCACTACGAGCTCTCAAGACATCACGACACTCTTGGAACACTACACCTGCTTCCAAATAATTCTCAGAAGTCTTATTAATAGCTTGGACTGAAATCAGAGAATCACTCTCTACATCCACATGCTGCAGATCCAATAAACTTGCCCATCTGGTAGCTTCTAGAATTGCAATAGCCTCTGCTTCCACAACTGGCACTACACCTGCAAACCTGCGTGCTCTAGCTGCAATGAAATTGCCTCCATGATCCCTCAAAACAAGACCACAAGAAAACCATGGGTTACCTAGCACAATGTGAGCATCAACATTGATCTTCAACCTGCCTTCATCTGGCGAACGCCACTTAACCACAACATCTTTATTGGCCTGTATAGTCATATTACTCCGGGCCAACTTCAACTTCTGACTGTCACGCCACTGTTTAACCTGAAGTACACTCGACTGCATTGCCATCTGGGTCGTCAACATCTTATTCTGCCACACCTTCAAATTCCGTGCTGACCAGATCCCCCATAAGATAGTTGCAATCTGAGCTAGCTTTTCAAAAGGTTCCACTGCCAGAGTATTGAGCAGCCATTCTGAACATGACATAATCTGGGATGTATCAAAACCTAACCCTAACTCGTTCCAACAACCTTCTGTATAACGACATTCAAGACAGAGTGCCTCAGGTGCTCTACATCCGCATCACATAAAGGACACAGAATATGGGTATTCACTCCTCTACCTTTCAACAACACACGAACTGGAACATAGTTTCTGCAGACCCTCCATAAAAACATTTTAATCTTTTGCGGAACTTGAATTTGCCAAAGTCTTCCCCACCCCCTGCTAACCTCAAGCTGTTTGCAGTTACTGAAATGTTGCTGCCAGAATTTATATCCTGATTTGGCACTATATTTCCCATCCAATGAATAACTCCAAGCTATACGATCATGAACCTGACTATTAGGGACAGGTATTGCTAAAATATAATTAGCATCACTGCTTGAAAATAAGCTGTGCACCTTGCTAACATCCCACTCACGTCTGCCAGGAGCAAATAAATCACACACTTTGAAGTCACTCACTAAATGGCGATATTGCTCATCTACTCGATAACCTTCCTTACCCCTCAACCAAGCATCTGTACTCACCCTTATGGACCTCCCATCACCCACAACCCACCTGAATCCTTGCCTTAGAGTTTCTTTTGCTTGCCACAGTCCTGACCAAACAAAACTAACACCACCACCTCTTCCTGCCTCAAATAAGATAGACTCCGGAAAATACTTAGCTTTGAATACCCTAGCCACTAGGGAGCTTGGATTATTCAATAAATTCCAGCACTGTTTTCCCAGTAGTGCCAGATTGAACCCTTGAAGATCACGAAAAGCTAATCCACCTGATTCTTTTGCCATACTCATATTTGTCCAAGAAGCCCAACGTATACCCTTCCTATTATTATTCTGTGAACCCCACCAATAGCTATTCATCATCTTCTCAAGATCACTACACAAGGATTTCGGAAGCAAAAAATATGACATAGCATAGGAGGGGATTGCTTGAGCTACCGTTCGAAGTATAATTGCCTTACCAGCTTTAGGCAAACATTTAGCACTCCAACTCTGAATCCTACTCCACATACGATCCTTTAGAAAACTAAAAACCATTTTCTTTGACCTCCCTATCAACGACGGAAGACCAAGATAATTCCCTGTTCTAAGATTACTATGTATACCCAATAAATTCTTCAACTCAACCTGCTTATCCAACCTCACATTCGTACTAAATTATATCCCAGATTTCTGCAAATTAATTGCCTGGCCCGAATGTATACATATCTCTGAAGAATCGACTGAACCTCCACAACCTCTTCAACTGTAGCTTTACAAAAGAAAAAGCTATCATCTGCAAAAAGCAGATGCGTTATTGCCGGAGCCTGCAGACAGATTTTACACTCTTTAATCCTACCTTCATCAGATGCATTCTTTAACATACGAGAAAGCCCCTCTACACAAAATAGGAACAAATAAGGCGACAAGGGGTCACCTTGACGAAGGCCACTAATAGGATTTATAGGGCCTAACTGAGAACCATTAAAGCTAATAGAATACGACACCGTTGTGACACATAACTGAATCCACGCAATCCATCTACTGTGAAACCCTAATTGCCTCATCTGATGAAACAAAAAGCTCCAATCTACTCTGTCATATGCTTTACTTGCATCCAACTTCAAAGCAACCTCACATTCTAACCCTTTCTTTTTCTGCTTCATGAAATGCAACAGTTCAAAAGCTAATAAAACATTATCCGTGATGTTTCTTCCCGGGACAAAAGCTGATTGATTATCAGAAATGATACCCGGCAAAATAACTTTCAATCGATTAGCTAAAACTTTTGCTAGTACCTTGTAAAGAACATTACATAGTGCTATGGGACGTAAGTCTTTTAATTCCTCTGCATTATCTTTTATAGGAATTAACACTATATTCGTATCATTCAAACCAAGAGGAAACGCCAGATCTGTCAACCACTTCATGCACGTCTGAAAAATATCATCACCAAACAAATTCCAGAAATGTTGATAAAATGTTGGATTTAAGCCATCTGACCAGCACTTTTATCCGGATGCATTTGTTTGATTGCAACTGAGAACTCCTCTTTTGTAAACTCAGATATAAGAGTACGATTTTGGTCTTCTGTAATGACAGCTTCATGCACCTCCATGTTACCCCTCTGAATGCTATCAGATCCACCAAAAACATGAGTAAAATAATTCTTGACAATTGCACACATATCCTCATGCTTACTGACTATATCTCCATTTGCATCTTTAAGATAACTAACTTgattcttcttcttcctactagACGCATACGCATGGAAGTACTTCGAGTTCGAATCACCATCCTGTAACCAAAAAGATTTAGCCCTTTACTGCCAATAAGTTTTCTCACCTAACAACAAATCTTCTAGAATATTTTTTTCTGCAAAGTACTTGCATGTTGTTACCTCATCTGTACAGTCCTCAAATGCTAAAACCAACTCCTTTTGTTTTCTTATTTTCTCCCGAAATTTGTTAAAAAACCTTTTACCCcatttctccataaaactcgACAGCTCTACTAACTTGGGAAGAAAAtggctaggcttcaactttttccAATACTCTGAGATTTTATCATGAAAATTAGGCTCTTTCAACCAAACGTTCTCAAATCTAAAACGAAATTTCTTCCTCGTATGATCAGTACTATAGAAGTCCAGCTGGATTGGATCGTGGTCAGAATACACACAATGATGAACAGCTAACTGACACAGAGGAAATAAGCTCCACCAAGAGCCTGAAGCAAACGCCCTGTCTAACCTTTCACGCACCCAATCCTGAGTACCACGACTTTTTTCCCAGGTAAAATTACCACCTGTAAGATCCAGTTCTATCAATCCATAATCATCGACTGTTTGCTTAAATCCATCCAAAAACGACTGAGGGTGTCTAACGTTTCCTTTCTTATCAGAAATGCTAATCATATCATTGAAGTCACCTAGAATTACCCAAGGCAGTGCAAACCTACTCTCCGGCCACTTCAAAAGCTCCCAAGAAACTCTTCTCCGAGCTCGTTCTGGATAGCCGTAAAAACCTGTCAACCTCCAAACAACCCCATTAGCATTTGTAATATGAGCATCAATGAAATTATTCCCACTATCAACGACAATACATCTAACACTTCTTTTCCAAAACAAAGCAATCCCTCCACTACGACCAATACAGTCCACTACCCAAAAATTATCAAAGCCCAAACTACCGCACAGCTTCTCTAACCTAACCTTATTCGACAAAGTTTCTATAAGAAATAACAAAGTGGGTTTATGTCCGGCTAGCTTGCTGAGCAAGCTTAGCCAGTTGAGAGTTTTTGGACGCTGTACAATCAACTTCAGAAAGCACACCATCATTGTTTTTGGACATTATACCTAGACCAGATGCTCCTGTAAGCCCACCCTGCGTATCCATTATGTCATATTTTTCAGGCCCACCTCGCATTCTTTTTCTTTCACTAACTTGAAGCCCACCCATTTCATCATTATCCAACCCATCCTCcaaaattaaatttgaattttccCCCCTAATTTCCAAACTTAACTCTGCTGATTTTAAGGGATTATAATTATCTCCTCTTAACTGCACAACCTGATTTTCTCCGCCTCCTACAATCATGCTACTACCATCCTTCCCGTAACTGCCTCCCCCTGATTTCGGAAATGTACTGTACCGACCCTGACGCGCTTCCCAATCCTTATCGTCCTCCTCCCTCAACCACCGACTTTTACCCGGACCACCAGCTCTTCTAGGTGGAGCTCTTAGCCAACTCCCCCACTCCTTACTACTTCCTTCACTCGTATTTGCAAGAAACTTGCTGCAATAACGATCAGTGTGTGTTAATATTCCACAAGTAAAGCAAAAATCACCCAGCCTTTCATATTTACACAAGACCATCACCTCCATTCCATTCCTTTTCACTATTTTCTTCCTTCGCTTTAAAGGTTTTCTGACATCCAACCGAACTCTGATTTGCATAAACTCTCTCTAAGCACTTGCATTGTTTTTACTATCATATTCCAGAAACTCTCCAAAAAAATCTCCCCACTGCTTCCCTATAGCCTCCGATATAATTCCTGATGGTAAATCAAAAATTTACATCCACATATTAACATGCCACAATGGAACACTTAACGGCTCTTCACCCATTGGAATCTCTGCCATCACGAGCATTGCCTTATCGAATGACCATGGCCCTCGTTTTAGAACCCAATTCAGATCCTCCTTGTGATAAAATTGAAACAAGAAAATCCCCTGTTCAATCTCCTTGATATTAATACCCATAGCCGGCCTCCATACATCTGCCATCCTCGTCTTCATTACATTAACATTAATGTTTCTCTCCGTTAAGAATCTGCCTACCACGCACAAATCAAACTTATTAACCTCTACTACCTCCTCCCCTCCAACTACAAATACAGAATTCTCCTCATCATCAATAATTAACCCTGTAAACTGATCATTCAAATCATTAAAACGAGCCATAATAACCTAAACTCTCACGACTCCCACTCTAATTTAGAGTTTGAACGAAGAGAACAACAAAACTCTCACATGAATGGAGAGAAAAAAGCAGACCTTTTCGGTTTGAGTTTGTTTGTACATACATATTAAGTATaaggttaaatatcaaagtggtcactcaactgaaggtcatatatcagtttaatcatcaaacttaacggggtatcatttggatcactaaaataataataaatatcaaacagatacctcaaaatatgtgctcgacaattaaaatttattttatggagttctaaatatattttttaaatcttattacaaccaaatgaaaagttatgaattcatagtattttagatgattttttgagatttttaaaaatttatctactaattatttttatttaaacaaagcaaaagactacaaaattaaaaataaatagtagataaatttaaaaaaatcttattatattatagaatatactagaattcatacattttcatttggttgtaatatgattcaagaaaaatatataaaactccataaaataaattttaattttcgAGCACATATTTTAAGGTATATgtatgatatttattatgactttagtgattcatatgataccccgttaactttgatgattaaactgatatatagcgttcagttgagtgaccactttgatatttaaccctatTAGTATAATCTATGCATATGTGTGTGTGTCAGTGAGTGTGTATGATTAAAGGAAGATATATGTAGTTTTGAATGAGATCACTATTTTTTTG from Apium graveolens cultivar Ventura chromosome 5, ASM990537v1, whole genome shotgun sequence includes the following:
- the LOC141724091 gene encoding G-type lectin S-receptor-like serine/threonine-protein kinase SD2-2, with translation MSTKMLLISFFFLIFSAFAHNTTSNSHTKLTEPPIKISNLTGPDAQISQSLTLITENTTILSPNKTFKLGFFRTNDDSKIYLGIWYASIPTPTYVWVANRESSVGNIASAFLVFSGAGKLEIIDTDLKSPENVVWRSDNVINGTNLKLLEEGNLVILSSRGDIVWNSFDYPADTWLPGMNLTAGKWLTSWKSSNDPAPGNYSLRLSQDYGEIELSYNGDFVYWDTGKWSMNTFSGVPEMSIPYIYKFHFVSPWTPNASFGYTETALEGGKPPLTRFFLDYTGQLKQFTWSPQTANWNMFWSQPENICKVYGLCGNYGFCNARMLNPCKCLIGFRPVDGVSWDAGGFSSGCRRDSDEDCNVKDGFKEVGVVGFDGAKWESFEASRDECEKRCLNNCSCIGLNHNVKTNYCKNFFGSMLNIRNLTLSSTTDEMLHLRVPKEGVDRKRRKKSFVYVVVICGIIAIFMLLVVLLLITRKRVMKRRQEEKDTIYAVTNLKVFTYKELHAATKGFSEKLGHGGFGVVFLGQLSDSPVPVAVKRLERPGSGEKEFRAEVCTIGNIQHVNLVRLRGFCSEATHRLLVYDYMPNGPLSGYLKKDGQHLNWDVRFRVAMGTARGIAYLHEECRNCIIHCDIKPENILLDEDFSAKVSDFGLAKLIGRDFSRVLVTMRGTWGYVAPEWISGVAITTKADVYSYGMTLLELIGGRRNVEGPPSFGKANGTGEKWFFPPWAAQHIIARNVGAVVDERLGGVYNAAEAERVGMVAIWCIQDEEEQRPTMGMVVKMLEGVVEVTVPPPPKLLQALVSGESFHGVGVDSGNRVSTAAGSHCNSDHEQLSEASRDAACSPEVSLD
- the LOC141660115 gene encoding uncharacterized protein LOC141660115, yielding MSCSEWLLNTLAVEPFEKLAQIATILWGIWSARNLKVWQNKMLTTQMAMQSSVLQVKQWRDSQKLKLARSNMTIQANKDVVVKWRSPDEGRLKINVDAHIVLGNPWFSCGLVLRDHGGNFIAARARRFAGVVPVVEAEAIAILEATRWASLLDLQHVDVESDSLISVQAINKTSENYLEAGVVFQECRDVLRARSDIVLSFIKKQANKVAHSVARVPCDVNCFVDFSTPPHSVLEYLVSDNLMD